One Paraburkholderia caffeinilytica DNA segment encodes these proteins:
- a CDS encoding NADH:flavin oxidoreductase/NADH oxidase family protein, with product MTTTLFTPMQLPNGSVLPNRLAKAAMEENLADAGQLPGETIHRLYRSWAEGGAGLIVTGNVMIDGRALTGPGGIVLEADTPLEPFRQWSQAARSRGAQVWMQINHPGRQVLAAMGGKAWAPSVVPMALGKHSKLFAQPSAMSEDEIGETIGRFAATAHAAEQAGFTGVEIHAAHGYLISQFLSPLTNRRADRWGGDLVNRARLLLDVVRAVRARVSPGFCVAVKLNSADFQRGGFSEDDARQVVLWLNELAVDLVELSGGSYESPAMQGDTADGRTLAREAYFLEFAKDLAGVARMPVMTTGGIRRRAVAEQVLNSGVAVVGMATALAVMPDLPARWQAGADLGAPIQPIEWRDRALAGLARMALVKRRLRMLGAGRTAPARYSAVLTLILDQLRTRRLTRRYRQWKQEQA from the coding sequence ATGACTACAACGCTGTTCACCCCCATGCAGTTGCCCAACGGCAGCGTGCTGCCCAACCGTCTGGCCAAAGCGGCCATGGAAGAGAATCTGGCCGACGCCGGACAACTGCCTGGCGAGACCATCCATCGCCTGTACCGCTCGTGGGCCGAAGGTGGCGCAGGGCTCATCGTCACCGGCAACGTGATGATCGACGGCCGGGCGTTGACCGGACCAGGCGGGATTGTGCTCGAGGCCGATACGCCGCTTGAACCCTTCAGGCAATGGTCACAAGCGGCACGCAGCCGCGGCGCCCAGGTGTGGATGCAGATCAATCATCCGGGCCGGCAGGTGCTGGCGGCGATGGGCGGCAAAGCGTGGGCGCCTTCGGTGGTTCCGATGGCGCTCGGCAAGCACAGCAAGCTGTTCGCGCAGCCGAGCGCCATGAGCGAGGACGAGATCGGCGAGACCATCGGCCGCTTTGCCGCGACGGCGCACGCTGCCGAGCAGGCGGGGTTCACCGGCGTGGAAATTCACGCCGCCCATGGTTATTTGATCTCGCAGTTTCTTTCGCCGTTGACCAATCGCCGCGCCGACCGTTGGGGAGGCGATCTCGTCAACCGTGCCCGCCTGTTGCTGGACGTGGTGCGCGCGGTACGCGCAAGGGTCTCGCCGGGTTTTTGCGTGGCAGTCAAACTGAACTCCGCGGACTTTCAGCGCGGTGGTTTTTCGGAAGATGACGCCCGGCAAGTCGTGCTGTGGCTGAATGAACTGGCGGTCGACCTGGTCGAGCTATCCGGGGGCAGCTACGAAAGCCCCGCGATGCAGGGCGACACCGCCGACGGGCGCACGCTCGCACGTGAGGCCTATTTCCTCGAATTCGCGAAGGATCTGGCCGGCGTCGCCAGGATGCCCGTCATGACCACCGGCGGCATCCGGCGCCGCGCGGTCGCCGAGCAGGTGTTGAACAGCGGCGTCGCCGTCGTCGGCATGGCGACGGCGCTCGCCGTGATGCCCGATCTGCCCGCGCGCTGGCAGGCAGGCGCCGATCTGGGCGCGCCTATTCAGCCGATTGAATGGCGCGACCGGGCGCTCGCGGGACTCGCCCGCATGGCGCTTGTCAAACGCCGTCTGCGTATGCTCGGCGCGGGACGTACGGCACCTGCCCGGTATTCCGCGGTCTTGACCTTGATCCTCGATCAACTGCGCACGCGCCGGTTGACGCGGCGTTATCGGCAATGGAAGCAGGAGCAAGCTTGA
- the pcaB gene encoding 3-carboxy-cis,cis-muconate cycloisomerase, with the protein MTNRTIPMASTVVDSILFRDAFGTAKMRALFSDYALVQRYIDVEVALAKAEARVGVIPAEAADVIARQSSIERIDFDHMREETDIVGYPILPLVHQLVEMCGEAGRYVHWGATTQDIMDTAVSLQVRDALDAIEGDIRELRAILVDLAKKHRDTPMAGRTHLQQALPVTFGYKAAIWLAMFDRHQERLAQLRPRVAVVEFAGAAGTLASLGDKGFEVQKALAEELELGVPATTWHVARDGFAEAVNLLALVTGSLGKIALDIMIMASTEFAEVYEPFVKGRGASSTMPQKRNPISSELMLAAAKAVRQHAGLMVDAMIQDFERATGPWHAEWIAIPESFILSAGALHQAKFALGGLIVDTERMKHNLGISKGLIVAEAVMMGMAPFTGRQQAHDIVYDACRTVNEHGGTLADALAALPEVTAHFDRAAIDRMTDPANYLGLAPRMVDRAVELSSDI; encoded by the coding sequence ATGACGAATCGCACTATTCCGATGGCCAGTACCGTGGTCGATTCCATCCTGTTTCGCGATGCCTTCGGCACCGCGAAGATGCGCGCGTTGTTTTCGGATTACGCGCTCGTGCAGCGCTATATCGACGTTGAAGTGGCCTTGGCGAAGGCCGAGGCGCGCGTTGGGGTGATCCCCGCCGAGGCCGCCGACGTGATCGCGCGCCAATCCAGCATCGAGCGGATCGATTTCGATCACATGCGCGAGGAAACCGACATCGTCGGCTATCCGATCCTCCCGCTCGTGCATCAACTGGTCGAGATGTGTGGCGAAGCCGGACGCTACGTACATTGGGGCGCCACGACGCAGGACATCATGGATACCGCCGTGTCCCTTCAGGTACGCGACGCGCTCGACGCGATCGAAGGCGACATACGCGAGTTGCGCGCGATCCTCGTCGATCTCGCGAAGAAACATCGCGACACGCCGATGGCCGGCCGCACGCATTTGCAGCAGGCGCTACCCGTCACGTTCGGCTACAAGGCCGCAATCTGGCTCGCGATGTTCGACCGGCATCAGGAGCGCCTCGCGCAATTGCGTCCGCGTGTGGCCGTCGTCGAATTTGCCGGCGCGGCGGGCACGCTGGCTTCGCTCGGTGACAAGGGCTTCGAGGTCCAGAAAGCCCTTGCCGAAGAACTCGAACTCGGTGTGCCCGCCACCACCTGGCATGTGGCACGCGACGGGTTTGCCGAAGCCGTCAACCTGCTGGCCCTGGTGACCGGCTCGCTCGGCAAGATCGCGCTCGACATCATGATCATGGCTTCGACCGAATTCGCCGAAGTGTATGAGCCGTTCGTCAAGGGCCGCGGCGCGAGCAGCACCATGCCGCAAAAACGCAATCCGATTTCCAGCGAGCTGATGCTGGCCGCGGCCAAAGCAGTGCGTCAACACGCGGGCCTCATGGTCGACGCGATGATTCAGGACTTCGAACGCGCAACCGGCCCCTGGCATGCCGAATGGATTGCGATCCCCGAGAGCTTCATCCTCTCCGCGGGCGCGTTGCATCAAGCGAAGTTCGCGCTGGGCGGATTGATCGTCGATACGGAGCGCATGAAGCACAACCTCGGCATCAGTAAAGGGCTGATCGTGGCCGAGGCCGTGATGATGGGAATGGCGCCGTTCACCGGCCGCCAGCAGGCCCACGACATCGTCTACGACGCCTGCCGCACGGTGAACGAGCACGGCGGCACGCTTGCCGACGCGCTCGCCGCGCTGCCCGAGGTCACTGCGCATTTCGACCGTGCCGCGATCGACCGCATGACCGATCCCGCCAACTACCTGGGCCTTGCACCGCGCATGGTCGATCGGGCTGTCGAACTGTCCAGCGATATCTGA
- a CDS encoding MerR family transcriptional regulator, with the protein MRIGELAEKTGLAPSAIRFYEQSGLLPAPERSANGYRVYSDQTVGRLRMVQLAQNLGFPLDRLREAMTGDEQCPKEDLLHNLDTRLDEIEQLMTALRAQRKTLRTLRTTLSEAWAAGDCVDAAELADRLLAQQQEPLRRSKRSAR; encoded by the coding sequence ATGAGAATCGGCGAACTCGCGGAGAAAACCGGCCTCGCACCGTCCGCCATCCGCTTTTATGAGCAAAGCGGCTTGCTGCCCGCGCCGGAGCGCAGTGCCAATGGGTATCGCGTCTACTCCGACCAGACCGTTGGGCGCCTGCGCATGGTGCAGTTGGCGCAGAATCTCGGCTTCCCGCTCGACCGGTTGCGCGAGGCCATGACCGGCGACGAGCAATGTCCGAAAGAGGATTTACTGCACAATCTCGATACGCGGCTGGACGAGATCGAACAACTCATGACGGCCCTGCGCGCGCAGCGAAAAACGCTACGGACGCTTCGCACCACGCTCAGCGAAGCGTGGGCTGCTGGAGATTGTGTCGATGCGGCGGAGTTGGCGGATCGCCTCCTGGCACAGCAACAGGAACCGTTGCGCCGCTCAAAACGCAGCGCTCGATAG
- a CDS encoding cation:dicarboxylate symporter family transporter, with translation MNNANASHDASNVAPPKKLPWYRKLGMQVLLALVLGIAVGLVFPKFGAQLKILGDIFLALIKAGVAPLVFLTIVHGIASAGDVKSAGRVGWRSIVYFEVVSTIALMVGLLAGNLLQTGKGMTSVSVGAVPATAAKAAPQGFGEFVMHLVPDNFIGAFVKGELLQVVVLAVMVGIGILAIPERRRVRITEGLDLVSEVLFSFINLVMKLAPLGTLGAVAYSVGSNGTAVLIALAQLVFSFYAVVVLFIVVVMGIIAKLAGFSLWRFLRYIKDEIFIVLGTASSESALPRLLIKLERLGCAKQTVGLVLPTGYAFNLDGTSLFMSMGVMFIAHAYNVPITLEHQIGLLLLMLLTSKGAATVSGGSFVVFAATVTSTGILPVEGLAIIFGVYRFMSMAIATCNTIGNSLATVVIARWSRTFDAGVAERHLYPERYPETARADASLGDGNLLPEDTSDANPHPGGIRMKTAGTSQ, from the coding sequence ATGAATAACGCAAACGCATCACACGACGCATCGAACGTCGCGCCACCGAAGAAGCTGCCGTGGTACCGCAAGCTCGGCATGCAGGTGTTGCTGGCGCTGGTACTCGGTATTGCCGTCGGTCTGGTGTTTCCGAAGTTCGGCGCGCAACTGAAAATACTCGGCGACATTTTCCTGGCGCTGATCAAGGCAGGCGTCGCGCCGCTGGTATTCCTCACGATCGTGCACGGCATTGCATCGGCCGGCGACGTGAAGAGTGCAGGCCGGGTCGGCTGGCGTTCGATCGTCTATTTCGAGGTGGTCTCGACCATCGCGCTGATGGTCGGCCTACTCGCCGGCAACCTGCTGCAAACCGGCAAGGGGATGACGTCCGTGAGCGTCGGCGCCGTGCCGGCAACGGCGGCCAAAGCGGCGCCGCAAGGGTTTGGCGAATTCGTCATGCATCTTGTGCCCGACAACTTCATCGGCGCGTTTGTCAAAGGGGAATTGCTGCAGGTGGTCGTCCTTGCGGTGATGGTCGGAATCGGCATTCTCGCGATTCCGGAACGCCGGCGCGTGAGAATTACCGAAGGACTCGATCTGGTCTCCGAGGTATTGTTTTCGTTTATCAACCTCGTGATGAAACTCGCTCCGCTCGGCACGCTCGGCGCGGTCGCCTACTCGGTAGGGAGCAATGGCACCGCGGTGCTGATCGCACTGGCGCAGCTGGTCTTCAGCTTCTATGCGGTGGTTGTGCTGTTCATCGTCGTCGTGATGGGCATCATTGCGAAGCTGGCCGGATTCAGTTTGTGGCGCTTTCTGCGGTATATCAAGGACGAGATTTTCATCGTGCTCGGCACGGCGTCGTCGGAAAGCGCGCTGCCGCGCCTCCTGATCAAGCTCGAAAGACTCGGTTGCGCCAAGCAGACTGTCGGGCTCGTATTGCCGACAGGCTATGCGTTCAACCTCGACGGCACGTCGCTCTTCATGTCGATGGGCGTGATGTTCATTGCGCATGCGTACAACGTGCCCATCACGCTCGAGCATCAGATCGGCCTGCTGTTGCTGATGCTGTTGACGTCCAAAGGCGCGGCGACCGTATCGGGCGGCTCGTTCGTGGTGTTCGCCGCGACCGTCACCTCAACGGGCATTCTGCCGGTGGAGGGGCTCGCGATCATCTTCGGTGTTTACCGGTTCATGTCGATGGCCATCGCAACGTGCAATACGATCGGCAACAGTCTCGCCACGGTGGTGATCGCCAGGTGGTCGCGGACATTCGACGCCGGCGTTGCAGAGCGGCATCTCTATCCCGAGCGCTACCCGGAGACCGCGCGGGCCGATGCCAGTCTCGGGGACGGGAATTTGCTGCCGGAAGATACGAGCGACGCCAATCCGCATCCGGGTGGAATACGGATGAAGACCGCCGGCACTTCGCAGTGA
- a CDS encoding LysR family transcriptional regulator has product MQLRAGLSELTAFIAIAEHRSFRSAARTLGVSPPALSHAVRSLEESLNVRLFNRTTRSVALTEAGEHLLRRVGPALADLEDGINEVASAGSRPSGSIRISTAEAGARPLILHVLPAFLAAYPDIHVEIVVDTRLVDIVADGFDAGIRILEDVPRDMIAVKFGPDLRFAAVASPEYLSRHAAPTTPEELAQHRCIRFRFVSGALYRWELEHRGSSASIDVAGPMTLGNTNLMVDAALAGIGIAWVPDYHVVDHLASGRLIRLLPEWCPSLPGLCLYYPANRHPPTALRLFSQAVREWANADLP; this is encoded by the coding sequence ATGCAACTGCGCGCCGGCTTATCTGAGCTGACTGCTTTCATCGCCATTGCTGAACATCGCAGCTTCCGCTCGGCGGCGCGAACGCTGGGTGTCTCGCCGCCCGCACTCAGCCATGCCGTCCGAAGTCTCGAAGAAAGTCTCAATGTGCGGTTGTTTAACCGGACCACCCGTTCGGTGGCATTGACCGAGGCTGGCGAGCATCTTCTACGGCGCGTGGGTCCCGCGCTTGCCGATCTGGAGGACGGCATCAACGAGGTCGCATCGGCAGGCAGCCGGCCGTCCGGATCGATCAGGATCAGTACGGCGGAAGCCGGAGCCCGGCCACTGATCCTTCATGTTCTCCCGGCTTTCCTCGCCGCTTATCCAGATATCCATGTCGAGATCGTTGTCGATACGCGGCTTGTCGATATCGTGGCCGATGGCTTTGACGCCGGGATCCGGATCCTTGAAGACGTGCCGCGCGACATGATCGCCGTGAAGTTCGGGCCCGACTTGCGGTTCGCCGCGGTGGCGTCGCCCGAGTATCTGTCTCGCCACGCGGCCCCCACGACGCCTGAGGAGTTGGCCCAGCATCGCTGCATCCGGTTCCGGTTCGTCAGCGGCGCGCTGTATCGTTGGGAACTCGAGCATCGCGGCAGCAGCGCGAGTATCGACGTCGCCGGGCCGATGACGCTTGGCAATACGAACCTGATGGTCGACGCGGCGTTGGCCGGGATCGGGATTGCCTGGGTTCCGGATTATCACGTTGTCGATCATTTAGCTTCCGGACGATTGATCCGTCTGCTGCCGGAGTGGTGCCCATCCCTGCCTGGCTTGTGTCTTTACTATCCGGCCAACCGGCATCCACCGACGGCGCTCAGATTATTTTCGCAAGCAGTGCGCGAATGGGCGAACGCCGATTTGCCCTAG
- a CDS encoding NAD-dependent formate dehydrogenase translates to MAKVLCVLYDDPVGGMPKKYARDDIPAITRYHDGQTAPTPEAIDFTPGQLLGSVSGELGLRRFLESQGHTLVVTSDKDGPDSVFERELHDAEVVISQPFWPAYLTAERIAKAPRLKLALTAGIGSDHVDLQAAIERGITVAEVTYCNSISVAEHVVMMILSQVRNYLPSHEWVKQGGWNIADCVERAYDLEGMHVGTVAAGRIGAAVLRRLKAFDVKLHYTDRHRLPAEVERELGAIWHPDVESMVKVCDVVTINCPLHPETEHLFDEKMIAKMKRGAYIINTARGKICDRDAIVRALESGQLAGYAGDVWFPQPAPRDHPWRTMPHQGMTPHTSGTTLSAQTRYAAGTREILECWFGKRPIRDEYLIVDGGQLAGVGAHSYSAGNATTGSEEARRFKAA, encoded by the coding sequence ATGGCCAAGGTGCTTTGTGTACTGTATGACGACCCGGTCGGCGGCATGCCGAAAAAGTATGCACGCGACGACATTCCGGCAATCACCCGCTATCACGACGGTCAGACAGCGCCGACGCCCGAGGCGATCGATTTCACGCCGGGGCAGCTGCTCGGCAGCGTATCCGGCGAACTGGGGCTGCGTCGTTTTCTCGAGTCGCAAGGACATACGCTGGTCGTCACGTCCGACAAGGACGGCCCGGACTCGGTTTTCGAACGTGAGTTGCACGATGCGGAGGTCGTCATTTCGCAGCCGTTCTGGCCCGCCTATCTGACGGCGGAACGCATTGCCAAGGCACCCAGGCTCAAGCTCGCGTTGACCGCCGGCATCGGCTCCGATCACGTCGATTTGCAAGCGGCGATCGAGCGCGGCATCACGGTCGCCGAGGTGACGTACTGCAACAGCATCAGCGTCGCGGAACACGTGGTGATGATGATCCTCTCTCAGGTCCGCAACTATCTGCCTTCACACGAGTGGGTGAAGCAAGGCGGCTGGAATATCGCCGATTGCGTCGAGCGGGCATACGATCTCGAAGGCATGCATGTCGGCACGGTTGCAGCCGGGCGCATCGGCGCGGCGGTGCTGCGCAGGCTCAAGGCTTTCGACGTCAAGCTTCACTACACGGACCGGCATCGTCTGCCGGCGGAGGTGGAACGCGAGCTGGGTGCGATCTGGCATCCGGACGTCGAATCGATGGTGAAGGTATGCGATGTCGTGACGATCAACTGTCCGTTGCATCCGGAAACCGAACATCTGTTCGACGAAAAAATGATCGCGAAGATGAAGCGCGGCGCGTACATCATCAACACGGCGCGCGGCAAGATCTGCGACCGCGACGCGATTGTTCGCGCGCTCGAAAGCGGACAACTGGCCGGCTACGCGGGCGATGTGTGGTTCCCGCAACCCGCACCGCGCGATCATCCGTGGCGCACGATGCCGCATCAGGGGATGACGCCGCACACGTCGGGTACGACCTTGTCGGCACAGACGCGATACGCGGCCGGCACACGCGAAATTCTCGAGTGCTGGTTCGGCAAGCGGCCGATTCGCGACGAATATCTGATTGTCGATGGCGGACAACTCGCGGGCGTGGGCGCCCATTCGTACTCGGCGGGCAACGCGACGACGGGTTCCGAAGAGGCCCGCCGCTTCAAGGCTGCCTGA
- a CDS encoding GntR family transcriptional regulator, with the protein MNRPHFADIARDLTEGIASGRYPVGSVLPTELELRDLYQTSRHTVRAALHELQQLGLVSRRKNAGTRVESARPRNDFRPSLASVDDVVQFGSEHLRLVQSTEEIAVTGKLARTLQCADGARWLRVSSLRIDGDRQSPPIGWTDVYIDPAYTEVAQAARTQPDTLISSLIETRYGRCIAEIQQDVRGALISEEMAQRLQVDKGTAALEIVRRYLDASGETFEVSISVHPAERFSVSMRLKRSDA; encoded by the coding sequence ATGAACAGACCGCACTTCGCCGATATCGCGCGTGACCTGACCGAAGGCATCGCATCCGGCCGCTATCCCGTCGGATCGGTGTTGCCGACCGAGCTGGAGCTGCGTGACCTTTACCAGACGAGCCGCCATACAGTGCGTGCCGCGCTGCATGAGCTGCAGCAACTCGGTCTTGTCTCACGGCGCAAGAATGCGGGGACGCGCGTCGAGTCCGCGCGGCCGAGAAACGACTTCAGGCCTTCGCTGGCGTCGGTCGACGACGTCGTGCAGTTCGGTTCAGAGCACTTGCGCCTGGTGCAGTCGACGGAGGAAATCGCCGTGACCGGCAAGCTCGCAAGAACGTTGCAATGCGCGGACGGTGCGCGATGGCTGCGCGTTTCGAGCCTGCGCATCGACGGAGACAGGCAGAGTCCGCCGATCGGTTGGACCGATGTGTATATCGATCCGGCTTACACGGAAGTTGCCCAGGCCGCGCGAACCCAACCGGATACGCTGATCAGTTCGTTGATCGAAACGCGTTATGGCCGCTGTATCGCGGAGATTCAGCAGGACGTGCGTGGCGCGCTGATTTCCGAGGAGATGGCGCAACGGCTGCAGGTCGACAAGGGCACGGCGGCGCTCGAGATCGTGCGGCGCTATCTCGACGCCTCGGGCGAGACGTTCGAGGTGTCGATCAGCGTGCATCCGGCGGAACGTTTTTCGGTTTCGATGCGGCTGAAGCGCTCCGACGCTTAG
- a CDS encoding rhodanese-like domain-containing protein: MIFRQLFDQQSSTYTYLLADSATREAVLVDPVFEQVRRDVALIEELGLRLLCTIDTHVHADHVTGAWMLNRRTGSRIAISAASGAEGANRYLSHGDKVEFGARYLAVRATPGHTDGCITLVLDNETMAFTGDCLLIRGTGRTDFQRGDAHAMFRAIHNHIFTLPAACLLYPAHDYRGLTVTSVDEERRFNPRLGGELCEDDFAGYMTNLHLPHPKQIDVAVPANLKCGLAERYPAQMAEPDWAPLTCSFAGIWEINAQWLEENLRAVEVVDVREPDEFNGPLGRIPAATLIPLGELAKRAAELTKDRPIVTVCRAGGRSAQATIMLRQAGFERVANLPGGMLRWRAEGRVVENASM; this comes from the coding sequence TTGATCTTCCGGCAGCTATTCGATCAGCAATCGTCGACCTACACATATCTTCTTGCCGACAGCGCCACGCGGGAGGCCGTGCTGGTCGATCCGGTATTCGAACAGGTGCGCCGGGATGTCGCCCTGATCGAAGAGCTTGGATTACGTCTGCTTTGCACAATCGACACCCACGTCCACGCCGATCACGTGACCGGTGCATGGATGCTGAATCGCCGCACAGGTAGCCGGATTGCGATATCGGCTGCGAGCGGCGCCGAAGGCGCGAACCGCTATCTGAGCCACGGAGACAAGGTCGAGTTCGGCGCGAGGTATCTGGCCGTACGTGCCACACCGGGTCATACCGATGGATGCATCACACTCGTACTCGACAACGAGACCATGGCGTTTACCGGCGACTGCCTGTTGATCAGAGGCACGGGCCGCACGGATTTCCAGCGCGGTGACGCGCACGCCATGTTTCGTGCGATCCACAACCACATTTTCACGCTACCCGCCGCGTGCCTGCTTTATCCGGCCCACGACTATCGCGGTTTGACGGTCACCAGTGTGGACGAGGAGCGGCGCTTCAATCCACGCCTTGGCGGTGAACTATGTGAAGACGATTTCGCCGGGTACATGACGAATCTGCACTTGCCGCATCCGAAGCAGATCGACGTGGCCGTGCCGGCGAACCTCAAATGCGGCCTGGCGGAGCGCTACCCCGCGCAGATGGCGGAGCCCGATTGGGCGCCGCTGACATGCAGCTTCGCGGGCATCTGGGAAATCAATGCCCAGTGGCTCGAGGAAAACCTGCGTGCGGTCGAGGTCGTCGACGTGCGCGAGCCTGACGAGTTCAACGGGCCGCTGGGGCGCATCCCCGCTGCCACGCTCATTCCATTGGGCGAGCTGGCGAAGCGTGCCGCCGAACTCACGAAGGACCGCCCGATCGTGACGGTCTGCCGGGCCGGCGGACGGTCGGCACAAGCCACGATCATGCTCCGGCAAGCCGGATTCGAGCGGGTTGCCAATCTTCCCGGCGGAATGCTCCGCTGGCGTGCGGAAGGCCGCGTCGTCGAAAACGCCAGCATGTAG
- a CDS encoding SDR family oxidoreductase: protein METNIEGKVVVVTGASSGLGEATARYLSARGARLVLGARRVERIQTLAADLASNGGQAVAVATDVTRHEDVKALVDTAVRTFGRVDVMINNAGLMPHSPLERLKIDDWDRTIDVNIKGVLYGIAAVLPYMKDQKSGHIINVSSVAGRTVRPGSAVYAATKSAVLMLSEGLRQEVKPYDIRTTVISPGAVATELPSSVTEPDVAGFISRFYEQYAIPADSFARAVAFAISQPPEVDVNEILFRPTRQEG, encoded by the coding sequence ATGGAAACGAATATCGAAGGAAAAGTCGTCGTCGTCACTGGCGCAAGCAGCGGGTTGGGCGAAGCGACTGCCCGATATCTGAGTGCGCGAGGCGCCAGGCTTGTACTGGGCGCACGCCGCGTCGAGCGCATTCAAACGCTTGCGGCGGATCTGGCGAGCAATGGCGGTCAAGCGGTCGCAGTCGCAACCGACGTCACCCGGCACGAAGACGTCAAGGCACTCGTCGACACGGCGGTACGGACGTTCGGGCGCGTGGACGTGATGATCAACAACGCCGGCCTGATGCCGCACTCGCCGCTCGAGCGTCTGAAGATCGACGACTGGGACCGAACCATCGACGTCAATATCAAGGGCGTGCTGTACGGTATCGCGGCGGTGTTGCCCTACATGAAAGATCAGAAGAGCGGCCACATCATCAATGTTTCATCGGTCGCCGGCCGTACCGTCCGGCCCGGCAGCGCCGTTTACGCAGCCACCAAGAGCGCCGTCCTGATGTTGTCCGAGGGGCTGCGCCAGGAGGTCAAACCCTACGACATCCGCACGACAGTCATTTCCCCAGGCGCGGTCGCGACGGAACTCCCGAGCAGCGTAACCGAGCCGGATGTCGCCGGTTTTATCAGCAGGTTCTACGAACAATATGCGATTCCCGCCGACTCGTTTGCGCGCGCGGTCGCTTTTGCAATCAGCCAGCCGCCGGAGGTCGACGTCAACGAGATCCTGTTCCGGCCCACGCGTCAGGAAGGTTGA
- a CDS encoding peroxiredoxin — protein MSIRLGEDAPDFTAETTEGTIRFHEWIGDQWVILFSHPKDFTPVCTTELGYLAGLKPEFDKRNTKIIGLSVDPVSDHREWVKDIAETQGHAINYPLIGDSDLTVAKLYDMIHPEASGGGPRTAVDNATVRSVFLIGPDKKVKAMLVYPMSAGRNFDEVLRLLDALQLNAKHTVATPVNWKPGEDVIIPTSVSNDAAMQKYPQGFKTVKPYLRYVTQPK, from the coding sequence ATGTCGATTCGACTTGGAGAAGACGCTCCCGATTTCACCGCCGAAACCACCGAAGGGACGATCCGTTTTCACGAATGGATCGGAGACCAATGGGTGATCCTGTTTTCGCACCCGAAGGATTTCACGCCCGTTTGCACGACGGAACTCGGCTACCTGGCGGGTCTCAAGCCAGAATTCGATAAGCGCAACACAAAAATTATCGGACTCAGCGTCGATCCCGTCAGTGACCACAGGGAGTGGGTCAAGGACATCGCCGAGACGCAGGGGCACGCGATCAACTACCCGCTGATCGGCGACTCGGACCTGACCGTCGCGAAGCTCTACGACATGATTCATCCCGAGGCAAGTGGCGGCGGCCCCCGCACCGCGGTGGACAACGCGACCGTACGCTCGGTATTTCTCATCGGGCCGGACAAGAAGGTCAAAGCCATGCTTGTCTATCCGATGAGCGCAGGCCGCAATTTCGACGAAGTGCTGCGGCTGCTCGACGCCCTGCAACTCAACGCGAAACACACGGTGGCAACGCCGGTGAACTGGAAACCGGGTGAAGACGTGATCATTCCAACGTCCGTGTCCAACGATGCCGCGATGCAAAAATATCCGCAGGGCTTCAAAACCGTGAAGCCTTACCTGCGATACGTTACGCAACCGAAGTAA